GGCTCTCCTGACGTTCGAGTGGGTGCGTGAGACGCGGCTGGTGGCGTGAGTTGTCGACGGTGACGGTGCGCTCGGGCGCGTCCCCGGAGGTGGCTGAAAAGTGCGCATGCAGGAGGCGGTACCCTGCGGCTTCTTGACGACCACGGAGCCACCACCCGCATGCGCGCCACGACGTTACTTCGAATCATGTTTGTGTTGAAACTGACCCGCGTGACCCGAGCGAGCACCGGCCCGTTTGGCATCGTGGCCACCGTGGCACCGGCGACCCGCGTGCCGATCTGCTCGGGCTGCATGCACCGCGCGCGATGGGCCTACGACAGGGACCGACGCGAGTGGCGCCACCTGGATGCCAGCGGGATGGAGACCACGCTGCGCTATGACCTGCGGCGCGTCGATTGTCGTCGCTGCGGCGTGCGTACCGAGTTGGTGCCATGGGCGGACACGGGCTCGCGGTTCACGCGCGACTTCGAGGACCACGTCGCCTACCTCGCCCAGGGCACGGACCGCACGACGGTCGCCACGACGATGAGGATCGCCTGGAGGACGGTGGGCAGCATCGTCGCCCGCGTCGTCGCTCGCCTGCGCTCGGGCGACAGCCTCGACGCCTTGGAGCATATCGGCGTCGACGAGCTGTCCTATCGGAAACACCACGAGTACATCACCGTAGTGCTCGACCACGGCGCCGGCCGCGTCGTCTGGGCGGCGCCGGGAAAGAACGCGGCGACGCTCAAGGAGTTCTTCGCCGCGCTCGGAGCTGCGCGGTCCGCGAAGCTCAAGACGGTCACCATGGACATGTCGCAGGCGTACATCAACGCCGTGCGCGCGTGCGCCCCGAACGCGCGCATCGTGTTCGATCGCTTTCACGTCCAGCGACTCGCACACGACGCCCTCGACGAGGTTCGGCGCGACCAAATGCGCAAGCTCGTCGGTACCGACGAGGGCAAGTCGATCAAGAAGACCCGCTGGGCGCTGCACAAGAATCCCTGGAACCTGACCGGCCTCGAACACGACAGGATCGCGCAGGTGCAACGCGCCAACCGGCCGCTCTACCGCGCCTATTTGCTCAAGGAGTCGCTTGCCGGGATCCTCGGGCGCCATCAACTCCACGTCGCCCGCACCAAGCTCCACGAATGGATCGCGTGGGCAGCACGATCGCGACTCCCCCCGTTCAAGAAGCTCGCGAAGACGATCCGCCGACACCTCGACGGCATCCTCGGTCACATCGCGACTGGGCTCAGCAACGGTCCCGTCGAGGGCCTCAACGGCAAGATCAGAACGATTACCCGCCGCGCCTACGGCTTTCACAACGCCGGCAACCTCATCGCCTTCATCTTCCTCTGTTGCACCGGGCTCATCCTCCGTCCCGTCTTCAAGACGCCCGTTTCACACCCACTCGAATGTTAGGAGAGCCAGAAATGCTCATGCGCGCGGTCGCCTTCGCCTTCGCCCTCACGGCGACGGTGGCGACGTCAGCCGTGGCGGCGACGCCGGCGATACCGGACATGCCGACGGCATTCGTCACCGATCGCGCCGGGCTCTTGTCGGCGAACGTCGTCGGCAAACTGTCCACGCGCCTGGCGGCCTATCAGACCGCCACTGGACATCAGATCCTGGTCTACGTCGACCATACGACGGCGGGTATCCCCATCGAGGATTGGGCCACGAAGGCTTTTGAGAAATGGCGCGTGGGCCGACGCGGCTTCGATGACGGCGCCATTGTGTTTCTCTTCGTTGACGATCGACGCCTGCGCATCGAGGTGGGCTACGGACTTGAAGGCCAAGTGCCCGATGCTCTGGCGGGACGAATCATCAATGAAGAGATTGCCCCTCGATTGAAGGCGGGCGATGGCGACGGCGCGGTGACCGCCGGAGTCGAGAGCCTGATCGCCGCCATCGGCGGTGACCCCGGTGGGGCAGCGAATCAAGGTCCGTTGCCCACACCAATTCCCGGTTGGTTGTTGGTGGTGGGCGGCATCTTGGTGGCGCTGATGATCGGCGGTTTGGTCACGCATCCCGCGCTGGCGGCCTGGTTGCTCATCAACATCGCTTCCGGGCGGGGCGGTCGAGGCGGGGGCTTTTCCGGTGGTGGATTCGGGGGCGGCGGATTTTCGGGCGGCGGCGGCCGCTCCGGTGGCGGGGGCGCGTCGGGATCATGGTGACGCCGCGACAAATCCACGGGATCGACGTGGCCCTGGTGAAGGCGGCGATCTGCCGCGCGGAACGCCTGACCTCAGGTGAAATTCGCGTCGCGGTGGCGCGGTACTATTTCTGGGGCAAGGTTGATCGCGCCGCCCAGCATGCGTTCAAGCGCTTGCGGATCGCCCACACCCGACAGCGAAACGGCGTCCTGATCTTCGTGGCGCCGCGGCGCCGTCAGCTGGCGGTGATCGGTGACGTCGGGATCAACGCGCGGGTGCCGGCGGCGTTCTGGCGCGAGCTGGTGGACACCGTCGGCGCTCATTCAAAAAAGGGAGATCTGACCGCCGGTCTGGTCGACGCGGTGGCGCGGGTGGGGACGATTCTGGCGGAGACCTTCCCCCCGTTGCCCGGCGTCAACGTGAACGAGCTTCCCGACACCGTGGTCGCGTTGCCCTAAGCGCCGCCGACGCGATTGGTCTGTTCGGCGAAAGAAGAAACCCGCAGCCGCCCAGATGGCCGGAACATGAGCTGCCTGGCAAAGCCACAAGACCTCCTCCTGCAGTTCGGCCAGGCGCTCGAATCCCACTTCGACCGTCAGATCGCCCCGCGCGATCATGACGGCCAGGGGAGGCCGCCGCAGTCCCTCGATGAGAACGCCGGGAAGGTTCTCGAAGCCCGGGCACTCCGCCCGCAGGGAGCAAGGGATGAACGGCGTCCTTCACCGCGCGTCTTATGGTCTGATGGCGACCTTCATGACGCCGTCGCGCTGATGCGCGAAGAGATCGTAGGCGGTCTCGATCTCCGCCAGTCGGAAAGAATGCGTGACCAGATCGCAGAACGGGAATCGCTTGGCGGCCACGATGGACATCAGTCGACGCATGCGTTCTTTACCGCCCGGACACAGCGACGTCACGATGGTGTGATCGCCCAATCCGGCCGCGAACGCGTCCAGCGGCAGGGTCAAATGCCCTGAATAGACGCCCAGGCTGGACAGGGCCCCGCCGGGACGGATGCTGCGCAGGGCATTCTCGAAGGTCGGACCCGTGCCCAGCGCTTCGATGGCGACGTCCACGCCTCCGCCGGTCAGACGTTTGATCTCGGCCACGACATCTTGCTCCTTGTAGTTCAGCACGACGTCAGCGCCCATCCGGCGCGCCATGTCCAGTCGTTTGGGGACGCTATCGACGCCGATGACCAGCGCCGCGCCACAAAGCTTGGCGCCCGCCGTGGCGCACAGGCCGATCGGTCCTTCGGCGAACACCGCCACGGCATCGCCCAGGCGGACGTGGCCGTGTTCGGCGGCGGAAAACCCGGTCGACATGATGTCCGGGCACAACAGGACCTCTTCGTCAGAAAGCCCGTCGGGGATCTTGGCCAGGTTGGCCTGCGCGTTCGGAACCAGCACGTACTCGGCCTGACAGCCGTCGATGGTGTTGCCGAACCGCCAACCGCCGATGGCCTCATAGCCGTCGCCGCCGTGGCCGCACTGCGACCCTTGCCCTGACAGGCACGCGCGACATTGCCCGCACGGCGTGATGGCGCCGGCGATCACGCGATCGCCGACGGCGTAACCGGTGACACCAGGTCCCAGCGCCTCGATGACTCCCACCGGTTCGTGTCCCACGATCAATCCTTCGCGCACGGGGTACTCGCCCTTCAAGATGTGCACGTCGGTTCCACAGATGGTGGTCAACGTGACCTTGATGAGAGCCTCGCCGACACTCGGTTGCCGACGCGGAACCTCGCGAATACCGATCTTTCCTTTTCCTTGAAATACTGCCGCCCGCATCGTGGTTGCCATGGTGCCCTCCACCGTCGATCTCGTTGCATGGGTGGTGCCACCGCGCAGATTTGCCTTCATTCGCATGGTAGGGCGCAAAAAGCGCCGTGTCGGCGGGCAATCGGCGCAAAACGCGCGCGTTGCCGGCCGGCCGGTGATTTCACGCCCCGGGTCTTGCCTGCCCTTGAAATGACCAGCGCCCCACGAGAGCTCGCGCTTGTCTCCTGGCGTCACTGATGGGTTCGTTCGATCGTCATCGGGGCAGGCGCGCGGCGAAGCTGGGCGCCGTCGCCAGCGACAGGTAGAAGTCGCGCAGACCGACCTGGCCCTGCGCGAGGCTGGCGCGTCCGTCCTCTGCCAGGCAGGTTTGGCCGCCCGCGCCGCCGAAGACGTAGCTGGCCAGGAGGCCGCTCACGCAGTCGGTGACCTCGGGCAGGGCCGCGAGCTTCGTCGCCAGATCTTCAAGGCCATCGAATGCGAGCGTCGTCGCGTCGTCGAGCGCGACGACGGCGTGGGTGTCAAGCGGATACCCGTTCTCGTTCACGCGATAGAGGCCCACGGCGTCGAAGTGCTCGAGCCCGTAGCCGAATGGTTCGAAGAGCTGGTGGCAGGCGGCGCAGCCGCCGTGGGCGTGCTGGGTCTCGTAGCGCTGGCGGGTGGTGTCGGCCGCGGGCGCGTCCTCGACCGCCGGCACGCCCAGCGGCCGCGCCAACGGCTGTCGACACAGGAGCTGCGCGTACACGAAGAGGCCGCGGAACGTCGGCGAGGTGAAGTCGTAGTGCGATCGGCTGGCCAGGATCGACGCTTGCGCGAGGAGTCCAACGCCGCGGCCGGCGGGGCGCTCGACGGCGGCGAAGTTCGTGACGCCCGCGCCGTAGCCATAGAACGTCGCGAGATTGGAATCGAGGAAGGTCGTGCTGGTGGTGAGCAGATCCTTGACGCCGCCGCCGGTGAGGACGACGGCCTCCAGGAAACGCCGGGTTTCCTCGGCCAGGAAGGGCGCGACCAGCGTGGGGAACTCGGCCGCTCCAGCCCGGTCGGCGCCGAGGACGCGTTCGTAGCCCGACCACTCGCGGAAGAACTGCATCAGCGCGTCCTGACCAGGCTGGGTGGCCAGCAGCGCCCGCGCCTCGACCGCGACGGCGTCGGGCGTGTCAAGCGTGCCGCGGCCGGCCTTGGCCAGGAGATCGGGGCCTGGTGTGCTGCCGCCGTAGGTGAAGGCGAGCTCGGTCGCGACCTCGTATTGATCCAGCCTGCCGGTGGCCCCGCCCAATTCGGAGCGGTAGAGGAACGCCGGCGACTGGAGCATGGCGATCAGCGCCCATTTCACGCCGAGCACGAACCCGGCGCGCGCGCCCACCGAGCGGAACGACGCCACCAGCTCGGCGCGCTCGTCGGCCGTCAACGGCCGCCGGTAGAGCGACGGCCCGAAGGTGTCGATGAACGTCCCGCCGCACGCGTCGTCCGCCGTGGTGGCGCAGGGGAGGATCGCCGTCAGGTGCGCTGAATCGGTGACCAGCGCCGCGACGTCCTTCGCCGTCGCCAGGATCTCGCGCGCGGTTTGTTCGCCCACCACCAACGTGCTGGCGTCGTTGCCGAACCCCAGCGGCGAGATCGGGTCGGGTCCGAGGTCGACGCCGCTCCACTGCGCGGCGATGGTCGGGAAAACGTCGCGGATGGCGTTCCCGAGCTCTTGACGCGTGAGCCGCCGCAACGTCGGTGGGGCCAGCTTCGAGGTCGCGCAGCGCGCGCGGGCGCCGTCCAGGCTGGGCGCGACGAGGTTGACGGTGGTCGGATAGGGCGACGCGGGCGCGCCTGGGGTTCCGCCCGCCCCTGAAACGGAATTGTCAAACGAACACGCCCCGAGCGCGCCGCTCAGCAAGCAGCAGAGCGCGACCCGGCACCAACCCGGCGCCGTCACGCCTTGAGCTCCTCGATTTCAGAGACGGCTTGCCCGCCGATGTCGCTCAGCCGCGCGCCCATGGCCGCCGCGATGGTCGCCAGCACGTCGGTGTGCGGCCGTTCGTCCTGCACTTGTACGACCTGGCCTCCGGGCTTGAAGTAACCAGCGCCGCCGCCGATCAGCACCTGCGGCAGGTACGTGTAAAGCGAAGGCAGGCTGCCGATCATGAGCGGCTCGGCGTCGGAGTTGTGGGCGCTACCGTCGGAGATCTCGCTCAAGACGTAGACAATGCTGTTGTCGAGCACCGAGTGGGCCGGGTCGAGCGGATCCGGCTGCGCCAGGACAGCGAGCAGCTTGGCCGCCAGCCGGCCGATGAGCCACTGCTGCGCGCGGGCGTAGGGCTCGCGCGGATCGACGACGTGTGAAAGGCCCAGGTGATGCTCGGCCGGGATGCCGGGGCCGCCCAGAAAGTCGAACCGCAAGTCGCAGCGGGCGAACATCGCCTGCAGCGTGATGACGCGCGCCGCGCCACACACCATCGCGTTCGCCGCGACCTCGAGGTGGGCGTCGAGCACGTGCCCGAACGCGGTCGGGTCTAGCGGGTCGACGCCCGCGAGCGCGCTGGACGCCGGCAGCGTCGGCCGCGTCGGGCACGCCGTGGCGATCGGCGCGGGCGCGGTGGCAAGGCTCCGCAGAGCCTGCCGGTGAATGCCGAGCTTGCTCTGCTCGGCGGCGAGGCCCGTCACGTTTTGCGCGAGGCGCGCGACCTGCGCCTGCGCGAGCGCGAGCGCTTCCTGCTCGAACGCCGTCTCGTCCACGGCGGGCGTCGCGGACGCGCCGCCCGCCGCCGCGCCTCCGAACAGTTCATCGGCTGCCGCCAGCGGGCTTTCGAGCGCCCGGACCCAGGCCCCTCCGTGTTTGGCAAGGTACGAGTCCTGCGTGAACCCATTGGCGGGCGCGTACGGGTAAGCGCCCAGCACGTGGGGCCTGACCCCCAGCGACTTCGCGATCGTGTAGTCGATCGAGTCCACGGTGCCGCCTTCGGGGAAACCCGTCAGCGCCGCGCGGATGGCGTTGTGATCGTGGGCGTCGTTGGCCATCGCAACACCGCGCAACACCGTCACCGACTGGCGATACGGCTCGAGCGGCGAGAAGCCGCCGATGCCGCTGGCGTTGAAGTCGAGCGCGCCGCTTGCTCCCACGGGATCGAAGTGCTCCCACGGCACGCCATGCGGGATGAAGAAGATGAACAGGCGCGGCGGACGCGGGATGGCCTGGGCGCGCGCCAGCCGCGACGAGCGAAAGGCGAGCGGCGCCGCCAGCCCAAGCCCGAGCGCCGCCATCGCCGTCCTGCGCGTCAGATCAGTGCGTTTCGCCATGCCCGGGCTTCCGCATCACTTCTGGGACTGCGAATCGTGACCGGCGTCCTGGCGCTGATCATAGAGCGCGGCGTCCAGATAAGCCTTCGTGTCATTGGCGTCGAGGCGATCCTGGATCGAAGGCTGTCGGCCCAGCGGCCCCAGGAAAAGCATCCAGCGACGCGCGCGGGCCAACAACTGCGGGCGCGGCTTTCCCAGGCGCTCTTCATTGCAGGGTTCAAGACTCCCTGGCCGGCGAAAAGGATAGGCGCGAAGCCCTCAGCGCTGCGGTTTGGTCCCCACCGCCCCGATCAATTCGCCAGGTCCGGCGAAACCGTCGCACGCGCGCAATGGGCTCGCTCCGACCACTACGGCAGCTATCCGCGCAGCTATGCAGTGATGAACGGGAGCGGACCGTCTGCGGACGCGCCGCCGCCCGGCGCCCCGCAAGCCATCGAGGCTGGGTGCAGCTTCAGCTCCATGCAGATCCAGGACGCGCCCGGAGCCAGCCGCCTGGTGGCTTGTCCGCCCGGCTTTTCGACGAAGAGCGGACTGTGGGGCGCCGACGTGTACACCGGCGACTCTGGAATCTGCCGCGCCGCCATTCACGGGGGTTTCATCTCCGACGCCGGTGGAATGGTGGTGGTCGCGCTGGACGTCGATCGCCCCGCCTATCGCGGCAGCGCCCGCAACGGGATCACGTCATCGGACGACGGCAACTTCGCAAAGAGCTTTCGCCTGCAGCGACCCTGACAATCGCTTGTCGGCTGGCGCGGCGTCCGGGATCAGCGCGTCCCGGGCGACAGAAAGAATTCGCTGAGGTGATTCCACCCGCGGGCCCGCGTGGTGGCGCCGGAGACCACGGCGTCGCTCGGTTCTGGTTCGAACAGAATCTTGCGGACGCTGGCTGGGAAAGTCGGGTGTTCAAGAATCGCGGCCCGATCGCTGATGAAATGCGTGCAGCCGAGGGCGCGCAGGCGTTCCGTTTGCGCCACCAGCGTCGCCTCGAAGAAGACCGACGGGCGCGGCAAGGCGATGTCGTACGGATTGAAGAAGCCCTGCCGCGCTAGCCAATCCTGCGCTTGCTCCCACCGCTCGCGGGGCCGCTGCCCGACGATGACCAAAGACAAACCGCGCTGGCGGCCGCGGCGAAAGAAGTCATGGACTCCCGACCAGGCCGGCGCGTCCGCGTGCCAGACGCCGTGGGCTTCGTCGGCGAGCGCGTCCCAGCGCTGGGCTTGGCCCAGGCGCTCCAGGTGCGCGCAAATCTCCTTCGCCCGCGGGAGAACGTCGTCCGTGATGAAGCCGGCTTCGACCGCCAGTCGATGAATCAGGCGATCGATTGCGATGACGACGCCGTCAAAATCGACGCCAATTTTCATGGTCGGGCAGTTTCACACGCCTCTCGACGGATTCCCAGCGCCGCGGCGTAACCTATCGATCGAGTCTCTGCCCCGCTGCGATCAGCCGGGCTGGCACACCGGCGGATCGCCAGTTAGCACGACAGGCCCGGAGGGCAGCCGCTTGCGCCCGTCTTCCACGAGGCGGTTGGTTCGTTCGCAGTCGTGCTCGGCCGCTTGCAGGCTCGCCTCGCAGCGCTGGCGGGTTCGGGCCTGTTGGTGGGCGGCACGACAGCGACGCGCGCCTTGACCGCCCTTGCAGGGGCGCGCCAGATCGGTCGCGGGCGGAAGCGCGTCGCACTGGGTGGCGATCGCGCGCTGGTTGGTGCAAGAGGTGTCCCGTTCTGCTTCCGCCGCCTTGAGCTTGCGTTGCGCTTGCTCGGTCTGTTCGTCGCGGCTGCGCCAGGCGACCTCCTGTCGCTTGGCCTGCGACCGCAGCAGCATCTCGGCGCACGCCTCGGGCGATGAATAGCGCGTGAACGTCGCGACGCGGGCGCGCAGACTTTCGGACAACGGTTCGGCCTGGGCCAAGGCGGCCTGGGCGCGCAGCTCGTCGCCGGCGGCGCGCGCCTCGACCAGCACCACCCCGGGCGCGATCGGTGCGGTCAGCGTGGGCAACGCCTCGGCGGCGCAGGCGCGGACGATGCTGCCCGTGACGCCCGGCAACGCGGTGATCGATCGCAGCTCGCTGGCCACCGCCAGCGTACAGGCCCGTCGCTGTTCATGGCCGGCGCCGTCGACGATGACGTCGGTCCATCTCTGCGGCGCGCCTGGTTCAAGATCGGCGGCCACGCGCGCTTGATACGACAGCGGATGAAACGGCGGCTCGGGCAGCGGTTCTGGTGGCGGCGGCGGACGATGGAACGTGCCGCACGCGGCGAACGAAAGCAGAGCGATGATGAGCCTGGGCTTCACAGTGCAGCCTGGGATGGCGCGCGCGTCGCCAGCCATTCAAGCACAGGTTCTGGTCGCGGCGGGCGCCGAAATGCCACGGCTTCGGACGGCGTCGAGGCCCGCCTCGTCTAATTGTTGCTGCCGCTTGTGGGCGCGTTCCGAGCCGATTAACGTAGGCATTGAGTTGTCGGCGTTGGATCAAGCCGGGATGTGGGGCGTCATCAGATTGTTCTGCTTTTCTGTTGCCGTTTCGCGGGCAGTATTTGCGCTCGCGGTGACCGGCGTGTGTCTCACCGGCTGCAAGGGCGGACCCGCCGGTGAAAGAGACGGCGGTGAAATGTCAGGGCAGACCGTCGACGCGAGTGGCGCGCCGGATACGATCGTCGGCGACGACGAGGGACCGGCCAGCTGCAGCGTGCCCGGCGAGGGGCTGAGCAATTGCGGCCCGAACCAGGAGAGCTGCTGCAAAAGCTTGCCGGTTGTCGGCGGGACCTACAACCGAACCTTCACCGTCATGGCTGGCCAGCCAATGGGACTGGCAGATCCGGCGACCCTCAGCACCTTCCGCCTGGATAAGTACGAAGTGACCGTGGGACGGTTCCGTCGCTTCGTCAGCGCGTGGAATAACGGAGCGGGCTTCACGCCGCCGGCCGGTTCTGGAAAACACACCCATCTGAATGGTGGTTTGGGCCTGGCGAACGGCGGGGCCGGGGGAAGCAACGAATCGGGGTGGATTGCCTCGGACGACAATCGCATCGCGCCGACGGATGACAACCTCGGGTCGTGCCAGGCGTACGCGACCTGGACTCCGTCTCCGTCATCCCAGGAAAAACTTCCCATCAATTGCGTGAACTGGTGGGAGGCGTACGCCTTCTGCATCTGGGACGGCGGCTTTCTGCCCAGTGAAGCAGAGTGGAAGTACGCCGCCGCGGGTGGAAACCGGCAACTGCAATTTCCTTGGGGCTCGACCGATCCGGGAACGGAAAATCAATACGCGATCTATGGTTGTTGCTACCCGGCGGGCGCCGGCAGCTGCACCGACGCGTGGTGCACGGGCGCCGGGAACATCGCGCCCGTCGGGACAGCGAGCCTGGGCGCCGGCCTCTGGGGCCAGATGGATCTGGCCGGAAGTTTTTGGGAGTGGAACTTGGATTTTTATCCCGACGACACTGCCTTCGTCGATCCTTGCACCGACTGCGCCTATTTGACCGCCACCTCCACGCGCATGGTCAAGGTCGGTAACTTCTCCGAAGGTCCCTACTACCTTCCCGTCTGGATTCGCTATGACTACGATCCGTCGAACCGAGAAATTTACCTCGGCTTTCGCTGCGCCCGCGCGCCGTGACCGGCCCGTTCTCAGCTGAAAAAGAACGCGGCGTCGATCGCTTGCAACGCAAACGGACCGGACATAGATATCGGACGGACGCGCGACGAACGACACGCGCGGCTTCCCGGAACCACACCCTGTCAGAAGGAAAGGCGAGCCAAATGAAGAAATTTCTCGTTCTCTACAAGGCACCAAGCACGTCATTCGAGCAAATGATGAAAGCCTCCCCCGAACAGCAGAAGGCCGGCATGGATGCCTGGATGGCATGGGGCAAGAAGGCCGGCGGGAGCGTGGTCGACATGGGGGCGCCGCTGGGCAAGAGCCTGAAGGTCACGCCGGCCGGCGCGTCGCCGACCAAAAATGATCTGGGCGGCTATTCGATCATGCAAGGCGAATCGAAGGAAGCC
The Polyangia bacterium DNA segment above includes these coding regions:
- a CDS encoding ISL3 family transposase, with translation MFVLKLTRVTRASTGPFGIVATVAPATRVPICSGCMHRARWAYDRDRREWRHLDASGMETTLRYDLRRVDCRRCGVRTELVPWADTGSRFTRDFEDHVAYLAQGTDRTTVATTMRIAWRTVGSIVARVVARLRSGDSLDALEHIGVDELSYRKHHEYITVVLDHGAGRVVWAAPGKNAATLKEFFAALGAARSAKLKTVTMDMSQAYINAVRACAPNARIVFDRFHVQRLAHDALDEVRRDQMRKLVGTDEGKSIKKTRWALHKNPWNLTGLEHDRIAQVQRANRPLYRAYLLKESLAGILGRHQLHVARTKLHEWIAWAARSRLPPFKKLAKTIRRHLDGILGHIATGLSNGPVEGLNGKIRTITRRAYGFHNAGNLIAFIFLCCTGLILRPVFKTPVSHPLEC
- a CDS encoding TPM domain-containing protein is translated as MLMRAVAFAFALTATVATSAVAATPAIPDMPTAFVTDRAGLLSANVVGKLSTRLAAYQTATGHQILVYVDHTTAGIPIEDWATKAFEKWRVGRRGFDDGAIVFLFVDDRRLRIEVGYGLEGQVPDALAGRIINEEIAPRLKAGDGDGAVTAGVESLIAAIGGDPGGAANQGPLPTPIPGWLLVVGGILVALMIGGLVTHPALAAWLLINIASGRGGRGGGFSGGGFGGGGFSGGGGRSGGGGASGSW
- a CDS encoding TPM domain-containing protein, which codes for MVTPRQIHGIDVALVKAAICRAERLTSGEIRVAVARYYFWGKVDRAAQHAFKRLRIAHTRQRNGVLIFVAPRRRQLAVIGDVGINARVPAAFWRELVDTVGAHSKKGDLTAGLVDAVARVGTILAETFPPLPGVNVNELPDTVVALP
- a CDS encoding zinc-binding dehydrogenase; this translates as MRAAVFQGKGKIGIREVPRRQPSVGEALIKVTLTTICGTDVHILKGEYPVREGLIVGHEPVGVIEALGPGVTGYAVGDRVIAGAITPCGQCRACLSGQGSQCGHGGDGYEAIGGWRFGNTIDGCQAEYVLVPNAQANLAKIPDGLSDEEVLLCPDIMSTGFSAAEHGHVRLGDAVAVFAEGPIGLCATAGAKLCGAALVIGVDSVPKRLDMARRMGADVVLNYKEQDVVAEIKRLTGGGVDVAIEALGTGPTFENALRSIRPGGALSSLGVYSGHLTLPLDAFAAGLGDHTIVTSLCPGGKERMRRLMSIVAAKRFPFCDLVTHSFRLAEIETAYDLFAHQRDGVMKVAIRP
- a CDS encoding DUF1588 domain-containing protein; translation: MTAPGWCRVALCCLLSGALGACSFDNSVSGAGGTPGAPASPYPTTVNLVAPSLDGARARCATSKLAPPTLRRLTRQELGNAIRDVFPTIAAQWSGVDLGPDPISPLGFGNDASTLVVGEQTAREILATAKDVAALVTDSAHLTAILPCATTADDACGGTFIDTFGPSLYRRPLTADERAELVASFRSVGARAGFVLGVKWALIAMLQSPAFLYRSELGGATGRLDQYEVATELAFTYGGSTPGPDLLAKAGRGTLDTPDAVAVEARALLATQPGQDALMQFFREWSGYERVLGADRAGAAEFPTLVAPFLAEETRRFLEAVVLTGGGVKDLLTTSTTFLDSNLATFYGYGAGVTNFAAVERPAGRGVGLLAQASILASRSHYDFTSPTFRGLFVYAQLLCRQPLARPLGVPAVEDAPAADTTRQRYETQHAHGGCAACHQLFEPFGYGLEHFDAVGLYRVNENGYPLDTHAVVALDDATTLAFDGLEDLATKLAALPEVTDCVSGLLASYVFGGAGGQTCLAEDGRASLAQGQVGLRDFYLSLATAPSFAARLPR
- a CDS encoding DUF1552 domain-containing protein produces the protein MAKRTDLTRRTAMAALGLGLAAPLAFRSSRLARAQAIPRPPRLFIFFIPHGVPWEHFDPVGASGALDFNASGIGGFSPLEPYRQSVTVLRGVAMANDAHDHNAIRAALTGFPEGGTVDSIDYTIAKSLGVRPHVLGAYPYAPANGFTQDSYLAKHGGAWVRALESPLAAADELFGGAAAGGASATPAVDETAFEQEALALAQAQVARLAQNVTGLAAEQSKLGIHRQALRSLATAPAPIATACPTRPTLPASSALAGVDPLDPTAFGHVLDAHLEVAANAMVCGAARVITLQAMFARCDLRFDFLGGPGIPAEHHLGLSHVVDPREPYARAQQWLIGRLAAKLLAVLAQPDPLDPAHSVLDNSIVYVLSEISDGSAHNSDAEPLMIGSLPSLYTYLPQVLIGGGAGYFKPGGQVVQVQDERPHTDVLATIAAAMGARLSDIGGQAVSEIEELKA
- a CDS encoding LCCL domain-containing protein, coding for MNGSGPSADAPPPGAPQAIEAGCSFSSMQIQDAPGASRLVACPPGFSTKSGLWGADVYTGDSGICRAAIHGGFISDAGGMVVVALDVDRPAYRGSARNGITSSDDGNFAKSFRLQRP
- a CDS encoding formylglycine-generating enzyme family protein, coding for MSGQTVDASGAPDTIVGDDEGPASCSVPGEGLSNCGPNQESCCKSLPVVGGTYNRTFTVMAGQPMGLADPATLSTFRLDKYEVTVGRFRRFVSAWNNGAGFTPPAGSGKHTHLNGGLGLANGGAGGSNESGWIASDDNRIAPTDDNLGSCQAYATWTPSPSSQEKLPINCVNWWEAYAFCIWDGGFLPSEAEWKYAAAGGNRQLQFPWGSTDPGTENQYAIYGCCYPAGAGSCTDAWCTGAGNIAPVGTASLGAGLWGQMDLAGSFWEWNLDFYPDDTAFVDPCTDCAYLTATSTRMVKVGNFSEGPYYLPVWIRYDYDPSNREIYLGFRCARAP